TCTTCTGGACACTTGCCTAACACAGAGGAGTATTTGAAGAATGGGATAATTAGTTCAGGAGTCTATGTTGTTTCTGCaaatatcttctctctcttAGGTGAAGCTGTAAATCATAGAAGCACGATTTTGTTCAACAGCCATCCAGACATTGTATCTTCAGCAGCTAGAATTCTTCGTCTTTGGGATGATCTAGGGACTTCTAAGGTATGCACTGGACTCAAATTGCTTCACCTTTTTCTGGTATGGGTGGAAAGAATATTTTCTAGTAGCTCTATATAACTAAACAAGTAGTCCTAAATAACTAAAAGCACTTTCTACGGGTTCACACCTTAACTATACCGAACATCAAGCTCAAGTCCTAACTGAACAAAAAACCCAAAAGAAAAAAGGCAGTTGTAGTAATCTTCACTGTGTGGGAAGCAGTGTTACCCAATTCTCTAATCAACCCCACGAATTGCGAACCGAAAAAGGcgaattataacatgaaaatggTACAATTTTGATCTAATTTGTCAAATTAGATAGCGAATTCCGAACCCGTATCCAGTCTCGTACTAGCGAACCAGGTAACGGTGGTGGGAAGGCTAATTCTTCATTATTACCTTGTTTTTTAGGATGAAAATCAAATTGGGAGAGATGGGTCATTTATAGCTTGCTACATGAACCAACACAAAGATAGCTCAGCTGAAAGTGCACAAGAATATGTTCTTTGGATGATTTCAGATGCATGGAAAAGCCTAAATAAGGAGTGCCTGTCTCATTCTCCATTTTCTGCAGAATTCAAGGCAGCTTTCCTTAATTTAGCAAGGATGGTTCCAATAATGTATAGCTATGATGACAATCATCGTTTTACAAGCTTTGAGAAACACATGAAGTCAGTGCTTCATAATTAACCAAGCACATATAACCAACCTACTACGGACAAATGATTAAAAAAATCTTACAAAGTAAAGGATAATAACAAGTGTGGGAGGGTTATGATAATCAACTCAAGAGTTGTAACCTCTTCTTATGCCATAAGTCATCTTATACGAAGTAGCAATTAAATTAGTATTACAAGGTTGTATTCAGTTATGAATCAATCCAACAATAAGTATGAGGATCTAATAGGACGAGACACAGAAGCAGCTACAGAGTTGCAACTGCTTCTCTTTAAATAAGTTTAACTAATACTAATAATGTAGCAAGTTAATTACAAAGCTGTACTTGTATTAGGACTGGCTCTTTAATGTAAGTCTTGTTCAGGGTGCAGTCCTGTCAGGCTCTCAAAACCAGGCAGGAGTGTCCTGAAACCGTTTTAAACCAAGTCCACTGAAATAGTCTAGGAATAAACTGACCTAAAACCGTACAGACCTACTAGGGCTTGTTTATTTTCACTTTACTTGACATTAGAAAAGTGTTGAAAGACAAGTAACACTAACACTATGTTTGGATAAGAGGAATTGGTCATAAAGGGAGGGAATTGAAAGGGAGGGGAACAAGCTCCCTTGTTTGAATAAAAGTTTGGGGGGAGGTAGGGCAAGGGAGGGATCCATTTTCACTCCCTATTTATTAAACAACATCGCTCCAAAATTAGAGAGATTTGGAGGGACAATGGAGCTCACCTTCCCCTCACTTTCTTTCCCCTCCCCTTCCCCCTTTTCCCCTCCCCTTCCTTACCCCTTCTATCTTGATATCCAAATACACCACAATATGAGTATTAAATTAAACTATACCGATAAAATAACCATTCAAAGATAGGGAGAGAAAATTAATGTGATATTGAATTAAGTAGCAAATTGCAATGTGATGCAGACATGTAGTTCTAATAGTCCTGTTAGAGGACTAAGATGTTCATTTCAATTGCTAAAAACCATCCATCGTAACATTGGGAAACCTCGCGAATGATTTCTTATTGTACGCTTCAAGTCACCAGCAGTAACAGAGGTCTTAAGCAACAGAACTAACAGTTGTTTAGACGTCAATATCATTCAAAAATTATATCCAATACAACATCAAAAGATACCCAGGGGTTAGTAAATAATTTCAGTCTAATAATTCAAAAGCTAGGCTTCATAGGGAGAAATTCTTTTAAGATGGTAAGACAAAGAGTAAACTACGGAGTAGTACGTTATGAAGCAATTGAAAATCAAACATAGTATTATACTAagcactatactaccagttcaAGTAAAAAAAAACGGACACAAAAAAAGAATTAGCTGTAACATGTCAAGCACTGAAAAGAAGAAGCAGAATGAGTTTCAGTACTCACAAAATAGCCATAGCGAGCTGCCAACTTCAAGTTGAATGTTAGTGTTCTTACTTCTCTGTGTTTTCTGAAGGCATTACCAAATTATATTGAACAAATCTGTTAGACTTTCCACGCTCTACAAGTTCTTCggcttcttcactctttgaaccCTTCACCAACTCATTGACAACAAGCTGCAACAAAGCCTCATCAACCACAAACTGCCGCTCAAACATCTTCTTGCACAATTCAAACGCCAAATCCAAATCACCATTACCACATAACTTCGGAACAAGGGGGGGAAACGTTTTCTCATTCGGGGTAACACCACTTTCGAGCAACTTATTGTAGTATTTTTTAGCTTCTTCCACATTTCCTTCATCACAATATCTCTTTATGAACACATTGAAACTACTCACATTCCGCTTCAATCCTTCACTCTCCAATGATTCGAACAAAGAAACCGCCTTTTCAAGCTCTCCTTTATCAACCAGACCCTGCAGCTTCACATTATAACTCCCAATATCCCGAACCACATCATACTCATCCATCATACCCCATATCATTTCTCCTTCCTCGAAACCCTTCTCCCTATAAAACGCACGGAGAAGCGTATTAAACGTAACCACACTCGGACTCAAACCCTTCTCGTTCATCTCATCAATCATCAACAAACCCTCATCAACCCTCCCCGTGTCACAAAGAGCATGAATGAAGGTATTATACGAAACAACATCACAATTAATCGACAACTCAGCAGGAACCTTTCTAAAAACATCGAAAACCTCATCAAATCTCTTACATTCCACCCCCGCCTTCAAAAGAACATTCAAAGATTTAACAGTTCTCTCACAACCTAGTTCAGGCAATTCGTCGAACAGCTTCCGTGCGTGATCAAACATGCCCGCTTTCCCATAGAGTGTAACGAGGC
This Spinacia oleracea cultivar Varoflay chromosome 6, BTI_SOV_V1, whole genome shotgun sequence DNA region includes the following protein-coding sequences:
- the LOC110789681 gene encoding pentatricopeptide repeat-containing protein At1g55890, mitochondrial-like; this translates as MSVAAYRLRNILKSQKTVAISAAKTPRPLTCSIPIPIKVLINEPNLIELAININQNAAKSAKFRGRHNIYDFSISRLAVAKRYNLIESIIDKHKHFEEISREGYALRLVTLYGKAGMFDHARKLFDELPELGCERTVKSLNVLLKAGVECKRFDEVFDVFRKVPAELSINCDVVSYNTFIHALCDTGRVDEGLLMIDEMNEKGLSPSVVTFNTLLRAFYREKGFEEGEMIWGMMDEYDVVRDIGSYNVKLQGLVDKGELEKAVSLFESLESEGLKRNVSSFNVFIKRYCDEGNVEEAKKYYNKLLESGVTPNEKTFPPLVPKLCGNGDLDLAFELCKKMFERQFVVDEALLQLVVNELVKGSKSEEAEELVERGKSNRFVQYNLVMPSENTEK